The following coding sequences lie in one Cannabis sativa cultivar Pink pepper isolate KNU-18-1 chromosome 5, ASM2916894v1, whole genome shotgun sequence genomic window:
- the LOC115717918 gene encoding GDSL esterase/lipase At1g71250-like, whose amino-acid sequence MYEMKIISWLWLLVGVHGILIIMATVVSCADTVKVPAMFVFGDSLVDNGNNNFLSSLAKANYYPYGCDFNGGRPTGRFTNGRTIADMLGALLGLPYVPPFANPTTVGTRILGGVNYASAAGGILDETGQILGQRYGLSQQVVNFEINLSELRLMMGATNLTQYLAKSIAIIVAGSNDYINNYLLPGSLYSSYTPHDYANLLLNRYARQMVALHSVGLRKFLLAGIGPLGCIPNQRATGRAPLGRCVDSVNQMLGSFNEGLKSLVDQLNTRYQGATFLYANTYAVFGDILNNPSLYGFKVIDTGCCGIGRNQGQITCLPLAMPCANHNDYLFWDAFHPTEAANAVFTWRAYLGPPNDCYPINLQKLAFL is encoded by the exons ATGTatgaaatgaaaataatatCGTGGTTATGGTTATTGGTGGGTGTTCATGGCATACTTATAATAATGGCTACGGTTGTTTCGTGTGCAGACACAGTAAAAGTTCCTGCAATGTTTGTTTTTGGGGATTCTTTAGTTGACAACGGCAACAACAACTTCCTTAGCTCTTTGGCCAAAGCTAATTATTATCCTTACGGATGCGATTTTAATGGAGGCCGCCCCACTGGAAGATTCACTAATGGCAGAACTATTGCTGATATGCTTG GAGCTCTTCTGGGTCTTCCTTATGTACCTCCGTTTGCAAATCCAACTACGGTGGGAACCAGGATACTTGGAGGAGTTAATTATGCATCGGCAGCCGGTGGCATCTTGGATGAAACAGGCCAGATtttg GGACAACGATACGGTCTAAGCCAGCAGGTGGTGAattttgagattaatttaaGCGAGTTAAGATTAATGATGGGTGCAACGAACCTAACACAGTATTTGGCCAAGTCTATAGCCATTATTGTGGCTGGAAGCAATGACTACATCAACAATTACTTACTACCTGGCAGCCTCTACAGCTCCTACACTCCTCACGACTATGCCAACCTCTTGCTCAATCGCTATGCCCGACAGATGGTGGCACTCCACAGCGTGGGACTGCGTAAGTTTTTGTTGGCGGGCATAGGACCATTGGGGTGCATCCCCAATCAAAGAGCTACTGGTCGAGCACCGCTCGGAAGGTGCGTAGACTCAGTTAATCAAATGCTTGGTAGCTTCAATGAAGGTCTAAAGTCACTTGTAGATCAGTTAAATACCAGATACCAGGGTGCCACCTTCCTGTATGCCAACACTTATGCTGTTTTTGGTGACATTCTTAACAATCCTTCCTTATATGGTTTCAAGGTAATAGACACTGGTTGTTGTGGAATAGGGAGAAACCAAGGACAAATAACTTGTCTACCATTGGCAATGCCATGCGCTAATCATAACGACTACCTATTTTGGGATGCATTCCATCCTACTGAGGCTGCCAATGCTGTTTTCACTTGGCGCGCATATTTAGGTCCACCCAACGACTGTTACCCCATAAACCTTCAAAAGTTGGCATTTCTATAG